From a region of the Chitinophaga caseinilytica genome:
- a CDS encoding nucleotide exchange factor GrpE → MTEKDKDMQANGQDPREMDINSDENQAGSSHLNDALPEEDEADKLRSDLDELRKKYLLLNADFDNFRKRNAKERIELINTANKEVIVALLDVLDDSERAAKQLETSGEATAVKEGVMLVFNKFQNVLQSKGLKPMEAMHEEFNPDLHEAVTEIPAPTDDLKGKVLDVLQKGYYLNDKIIRHARVVVGK, encoded by the coding sequence ATGACAGAAAAAGACAAAGATATGCAGGCAAATGGGCAGGATCCCCGTGAAATGGACATCAATTCCGATGAAAACCAGGCCGGTTCCTCCCACTTGAACGATGCGCTGCCGGAAGAGGACGAGGCGGACAAGCTCCGTTCGGACCTCGACGAATTACGTAAAAAATATCTCCTGCTGAACGCAGATTTCGATAATTTCAGGAAGCGGAACGCCAAAGAACGGATCGAGCTGATCAACACTGCCAACAAAGAGGTGATCGTTGCCCTCCTCGACGTGCTCGATGATTCCGAAAGAGCCGCCAAACAGCTGGAAACATCGGGAGAAGCTACCGCTGTGAAAGAAGGCGTAATGCTGGTTTTCAACAAATTCCAGAACGTACTGCAATCCAAAGGCCTCAAACCCATGGAAGCCATGCACGAGGAATTCAACCCGGACCTTCACGAAGCCGTGACCGAAATCCCTGCCCCTACAGACGATCTGAAAGGCAAGGTGCTCGACGTACTGCAAAAAGGCTACTACCTCAACGATAAAATCATCCGCCATGCCCGCGTGGTAGTCGGAAAATGA
- the dnaJ gene encoding molecular chaperone DnaJ, with the protein MSTKRDYYEILGVAKTASQDEIKKSYRKVAMQFHPDRNPGNKEAEEKFKEAAEAYEVLSDPDKRAQYDRFGHAGMGNRGGFGGSGHMNMDDIFSNFGDIFGEDIFGSFFGGGGQRGGGGGGRRQRGTRGSNLRVKIKLNFEEIAKGTNKKIKVKKHVTCNTCNGLGAKDKNAFQSCTTCHGSGQVRKVTQTFLGQMQTVTTCPTCNGEGQIITNKCTSCKGEGRQYGEETVSIDIPAGVMEGMQLSMSGKGNAGERGGAPGDLLILVEEEPHPELQRDGLNVAFDLHISFPDAAFGVQLEVPTIDGKAKIKVPPGTQSGKIFRLKGKGFPSVNSYEKGDQLIQVNVWTPQTLTADEKAMLEKMQESGNFKPNPEKSEKGFFEKVKDIFS; encoded by the coding sequence ATGTCGACCAAGAGAGATTATTACGAAATATTAGGGGTTGCCAAAACCGCTTCCCAGGATGAGATCAAGAAATCGTACCGCAAGGTGGCGATGCAGTTCCATCCCGACCGGAACCCCGGCAATAAGGAAGCGGAAGAAAAATTCAAAGAGGCGGCGGAAGCATATGAAGTGCTCAGCGACCCCGACAAGCGCGCCCAATACGACCGCTTCGGCCATGCCGGCATGGGCAACCGCGGCGGCTTCGGCGGCAGCGGCCATATGAACATGGACGATATCTTCTCCAACTTCGGGGATATTTTCGGGGAAGACATCTTCGGCAGCTTTTTCGGCGGCGGCGGTCAACGTGGCGGCGGCGGTGGCGGACGCAGGCAGCGGGGCACCCGCGGCAGCAACCTCCGCGTGAAGATCAAACTGAACTTCGAAGAAATCGCCAAAGGCACCAATAAAAAGATCAAAGTCAAAAAACACGTCACCTGCAACACCTGCAACGGCCTCGGCGCGAAAGACAAAAACGCCTTCCAGTCGTGCACCACCTGCCATGGTTCCGGACAGGTACGTAAAGTGACCCAGACTTTCCTCGGCCAGATGCAGACCGTGACCACCTGCCCTACCTGTAACGGGGAAGGACAGATCATCACCAACAAATGCACCAGCTGTAAAGGCGAAGGCCGGCAATACGGCGAAGAAACCGTTTCGATCGACATTCCCGCCGGCGTCATGGAAGGCATGCAGCTGTCTATGAGCGGAAAAGGCAATGCCGGCGAACGCGGCGGCGCACCGGGCGACCTGCTTATTCTCGTGGAAGAAGAACCGCACCCGGAACTGCAGCGCGACGGCCTCAACGTCGCCTTCGACCTGCACATCTCCTTCCCCGACGCGGCTTTCGGCGTTCAGCTCGAAGTGCCGACCATCGACGGGAAGGCCAAGATCAAGGTTCCGCCGGGCACGCAGAGCGGTAAAATCTTCCGGCTCAAAGGCAAAGGGTTCCCTTCCGTCAACAGCTACGAAAAAGGCGATCAGCTCATCCAGGTGAATGTCTGGACACCGCAGACGCTGACAGCCGACGAAAAAGCCATGCTCGAAAAGATGCAGGAATCCGGCAACTTCAAGCCCAATCCCGAAAAATCCGAAAAAGGGTTCTTCGAGAAAGTGAAAGACATCTTCAGCTGA
- a CDS encoding class I SAM-dependent methyltransferase, which translates to MHTIMSDKYQMFENRLAKVYKHLAKTARRQGITCFRLYDRDLPEFPLIIELYEDKVSVAEYISSHGMDDDAYDAWLEQSVVAVGKVLEVPREDIFLRTRQRKSDRQSQYEKISIEKAEINVKEDGLTFKVNLSDYLDTGLFLDHRITRHMVREESAGKHVLNLFCYTGSFSVYAAAGGAASVTSADLSKTYLKWAEDNMELNGIYDPSRHHYVHADVLQYLDELKINTFDLVVMDPPTFSNSKRMKDFLDIQRDHVSLINKVLMAMKKDGVLYFSNNLRRFELDEPAIAASSIKNITAQTIPFDFQGKLQRHCFRITK; encoded by the coding sequence TTGCACACGATTATGTCCGATAAGTACCAGATGTTCGAAAACCGGCTGGCCAAGGTATACAAGCACCTGGCCAAGACCGCCCGGCGGCAGGGGATCACCTGTTTCCGCCTTTACGACCGCGACCTGCCGGAATTCCCGCTCATCATCGAGCTGTATGAAGACAAGGTGTCTGTGGCCGAATACATCAGCTCGCATGGGATGGACGACGACGCGTACGACGCGTGGCTCGAACAGAGCGTGGTTGCTGTCGGGAAAGTGCTGGAAGTGCCGCGGGAAGACATTTTCCTCCGTACCCGCCAGCGCAAATCCGACCGGCAGAGCCAATACGAGAAAATCAGCATTGAAAAAGCGGAGATCAACGTAAAGGAAGACGGGCTGACGTTCAAAGTCAATCTTTCCGACTACCTCGATACCGGCCTCTTCCTCGACCATCGCATCACGCGGCATATGGTGCGGGAGGAATCGGCGGGCAAGCACGTCCTCAACCTGTTCTGCTACACCGGTTCGTTTTCCGTGTACGCCGCTGCCGGGGGCGCCGCTTCCGTTACATCGGCCGACCTGTCCAAAACCTATCTCAAATGGGCGGAAGACAATATGGAGCTCAACGGCATTTATGATCCTTCCAGACATCATTACGTGCATGCAGACGTGTTGCAATATCTCGACGAACTGAAGATCAATACGTTCGACCTGGTAGTGATGGACCCGCCCACGTTCTCGAACAGCAAGCGGATGAAGGATTTCCTCGACATCCAGCGCGACCACGTTTCGCTGATCAATAAAGTGCTCATGGCGATGAAGAAAGACGGCGTGCTGTATTTCAGCAACAACCTGCGCCGTTTCGAGCTGGACGAGCCCGCCATAGCAGCCAGTTCCATCAAGAATATCACGGCGCAAACCATTCCTTTCGATTTCCAGGGGAAGCTGCAACGGCATTGCTTCCGCATCACCAAATAA
- a CDS encoding sodium:solute symporter family protein has product MLTGFVLIYLLITILIGRWAARRVKSAGDFIVAGRSLPLGISTCVIFATWFGSETMLGATSEFAQHGLLGVIEDPFGASLCLLLVGLFYARKLYRVNVLTFCDYFRVRFGKKAEIVSALLMIPSYFGWIAAQIVAMGIVINTVMGVSQETAMVASGLIVMCYTYMGGMWSVSVTDFIQTIMIIIGILVITFLVVNEAGGITAVVERAPAGTFRFFPDRDWHSWLHYMAAWFTIGLGSIPQQDVFQRLMSSKSERVAQYSSYLGALMYLVIGSLPLLIVLCAKQLYPGLGAADPSTILPDMVMQHGNLFIQILFFGALLSAIMSTTSGAILAPATVLGENLVKPFFKDISDKKFLLIIRFSVVVVSLISIGMAFASQDIYELVASSSVLSLVSLFVPLTAGLYWKRANQAGANLSILLGTAGYIYSEWMETATPPLFVGLLWSIGGMLAGSLFWKSAPEEVTAA; this is encoded by the coding sequence ATGCTCACGGGCTTCGTTCTGATCTACCTGCTCATCACTATCCTGATCGGCCGCTGGGCGGCGCGGCGGGTGAAAAGCGCCGGCGACTTCATCGTGGCGGGCCGGAGCCTTCCGCTGGGCATCAGTACCTGCGTGATCTTCGCCACCTGGTTCGGCTCGGAAACGATGCTGGGCGCCACGAGCGAGTTTGCGCAGCATGGTTTGCTCGGGGTGATAGAAGACCCGTTCGGTGCGTCGTTGTGTTTATTGTTGGTGGGGTTGTTTTATGCGAGGAAACTGTACCGCGTCAATGTGCTGACGTTTTGCGATTACTTCCGGGTGCGTTTCGGGAAGAAGGCGGAGATCGTGTCGGCCCTGCTGATGATCCCCTCCTACTTCGGCTGGATCGCGGCGCAGATCGTGGCCATGGGGATCGTGATCAATACCGTGATGGGCGTTTCGCAGGAAACGGCCATGGTGGCCAGCGGGCTCATTGTTATGTGCTACACGTACATGGGCGGGATGTGGTCGGTTTCCGTCACGGATTTCATTCAAACCATCATGATCATCATCGGCATTCTCGTTATCACATTTTTGGTGGTGAATGAGGCGGGAGGCATCACGGCGGTGGTGGAACGCGCGCCTGCGGGCACTTTCCGCTTCTTCCCCGACCGCGACTGGCATAGCTGGCTGCACTACATGGCCGCGTGGTTCACGATCGGCCTGGGCTCCATTCCGCAGCAGGACGTATTTCAACGGTTGATGAGCTCCAAAAGCGAGCGTGTGGCGCAATACAGTTCGTACCTCGGTGCACTGATGTACCTGGTGATCGGTTCGCTGCCGCTGCTGATCGTGCTTTGCGCGAAACAGCTGTATCCCGGTCTTGGCGCAGCCGACCCTTCCACGATTTTGCCTGACATGGTGATGCAGCATGGCAATCTTTTCATACAGATCCTCTTCTTCGGCGCGCTGCTGTCTGCCATCATGAGCACCACCAGCGGCGCCATCCTCGCTCCTGCCACGGTGCTGGGCGAAAACCTCGTCAAACCGTTTTTCAAAGACATCAGCGATAAAAAGTTCCTGCTCATCATCCGGTTTTCGGTGGTGGTGGTTTCGCTCATTTCTATTGGAATGGCCTTCGCCAGCCAGGACATTTACGAGCTGGTGGCTTCGTCATCCGTGCTGAGCCTCGTTTCGCTGTTCGTGCCGCTTACGGCGGGGCTGTATTGGAAACGCGCCAACCAGGCCGGCGCCAATTTGTCGATTTTGCTCGGTACGGCCGGTTATATTTATTCGGAATGGATGGAAACCGCTACCCCGCCGCTTTTCGTGGGGTTATTGTGGAGCATCGGCGGGATGCTGGCGGGCTCGTTGTTCTGGAAATCCGCGCCGGAAGAGGTGACCGCCGCGTAA
- a CDS encoding YfbK domain-containing protein, producing MYKLLMLFLCASWSMIGVAQQRKVVTGAVQDSIRHDPVSGVKVTVWPDTASVQTNQYGLFRIEVPNGSTHLVFEHPGYVSKSVPLQHDRMLIELSPLKKNSDAGNEIATAKARARFAASSNPNYTSLGVTITSFYDETYGRLYENKFVDTRRKAVSDFALDVDRAAYSNMRRFARLKQPVPVDAVRIEEMLNYFHYSYPLPRKDSLFAMYSHYTDCPWEPRHNLLQVAVRARQIETDSLPSSNLVFLIDCSGSMGTPNKLPLLQAAFRVLVNNLRPRDKVAIVAYAGTPGLVLPCTPGNQKEKILHAIDYLSAGGATGGEAAIKMAYHIAGENFIPGGNNRVIMATDGDFNVGQTSDQDMEDLIEQQKESGVLLTCLGFGMKDYKDSKLETLASKGNGNFAYIDDLEEANKVFAREFGSTLFTVAREVHAQVTFDARRVKAYRLLGYENKILKEENGDSLKVAGGIVGSGHCVVAMYEIEPANPESDGPLATVSLTWRPDGEERQYQLEKTINSSVSSFDEAPDDCRFAASVALFGMLLRKSQYAGNGNAEMVTRIAKRSLGPDPGGYRGEFLKLIKQLKKHTPWLK from the coding sequence ATGTATAAGCTCCTCATGTTGTTCCTCTGCGCAAGCTGGAGCATGATCGGAGTGGCGCAACAGCGAAAAGTGGTGACCGGCGCCGTGCAGGATAGCATCCGGCACGATCCGGTATCGGGCGTAAAGGTCACCGTTTGGCCAGACACTGCTTCCGTGCAGACCAATCAATACGGATTATTCAGGATAGAAGTCCCCAACGGCAGCACCCACCTGGTTTTCGAGCACCCCGGTTACGTCAGTAAATCCGTGCCGCTTCAGCATGACCGCATGCTTATTGAGCTCAGTCCGCTAAAGAAAAATTCCGATGCCGGCAACGAGATTGCCACGGCCAAGGCCCGTGCGCGCTTTGCCGCCAGCTCCAACCCCAATTATACAAGCCTCGGCGTCACCATCACCAGCTTTTACGACGAAACCTATGGCCGGCTATACGAAAACAAGTTCGTGGATACCCGCCGAAAAGCCGTGTCCGACTTCGCGCTGGACGTAGACCGGGCCGCCTACAGCAATATGCGCCGGTTCGCGCGGCTGAAACAGCCCGTGCCGGTGGATGCGGTGCGGATCGAGGAAATGCTGAACTACTTCCATTACAGTTATCCGCTGCCGCGAAAAGATTCGCTGTTCGCCATGTACAGCCATTATACCGATTGCCCCTGGGAGCCGCGCCACAACCTGCTCCAGGTGGCCGTGCGGGCCCGGCAGATCGAAACCGACAGCCTGCCTTCCAGTAACCTCGTGTTCCTCATCGATTGTTCCGGCAGCATGGGAACGCCCAATAAACTTCCTTTGCTGCAAGCGGCTTTCCGGGTGCTGGTCAATAATCTTAGGCCGCGGGATAAAGTGGCCATCGTGGCGTATGCGGGCACGCCCGGCCTCGTGTTGCCCTGTACGCCGGGCAACCAGAAGGAAAAGATCCTCCATGCCATCGATTACCTGAGCGCCGGCGGCGCCACCGGAGGAGAAGCGGCCATCAAAATGGCGTACCACATCGCCGGCGAAAACTTCATCCCCGGCGGCAACAACCGCGTCATCATGGCCACAGACGGGGATTTCAACGTCGGGCAAACGAGCGACCAGGATATGGAAGACCTTATCGAACAACAGAAGGAAAGCGGCGTACTGCTGACCTGCCTCGGTTTCGGGATGAAGGATTACAAGGATTCGAAGCTGGAAACCCTCGCCAGTAAAGGCAACGGAAATTTTGCGTATATCGACGACCTGGAGGAAGCGAACAAGGTTTTTGCCCGGGAATTCGGCTCCACACTGTTCACCGTGGCCCGTGAAGTTCACGCCCAGGTTACGTTTGACGCGCGGCGGGTGAAGGCTTACCGCCTGTTGGGGTACGAAAATAAAATCCTGAAAGAAGAGAACGGCGATAGCCTGAAGGTGGCCGGCGGCATCGTGGGGTCGGGGCATTGCGTGGTGGCGATGTACGAGATAGAGCCCGCGAACCCCGAATCAGACGGGCCATTGGCAACGGTTTCGCTCACCTGGCGGCCGGATGGGGAAGAGCGGCAATATCAGCTGGAAAAGACGATCAATTCCTCCGTCTCCAGTTTCGACGAAGCGCCCGACGACTGCCGGTTCGCGGCTTCCGTGGCGCTTTTCGGCATGTTGCTCCGCAAATCGCAATACGCCGGCAACGGGAATGCAGAAATGGTGACACGCATCGCGAAACGCTCGCTGGGCCCCGATCCCGGCGGTTACCGCGGAGAATTCCTCAAACTCATCAAACAACTGAAGAAACATACGCCGTGGCTGAAGTAG